AATTcgattgattatttgataaaattgcTATGCTTAGTGTGTGACTTGTTGATTTTTTTAGGGTTAGAATTCAAAAAATCGGCCCCTAATAACCAACCCAGCACTTCGCAAAATCTATTTTTAATTAAGAAGTCTCTATCAGAAAGCAGATTGAATTCTTCAAATTAGGCAAAAAAGAcgaatttattatttttatcttaCGTATATAAgtcaaataaaatataaaaaaataaagagttttttttttatttttctctatttTCAATGATGCAATACATATTAATAATCTCCTATTATTCCAGTGTTTTGAAAATCAGATCGAATTGACCGATTCGACCAGTCAAACTACGAACGGATCATGCCTCCAATCCAATTCAATGAATAATCCAAAAAATCAATTGAATTCgtcaaatttggccaaaaaacgGTTGAACCataaaaattttgaggttcaaccaatttttattatctaaaataaatattttaattttattcaaaatttttaatgctaaaataaataaaaaattattatacatTTGAATCGAAATTGAACCAGgcaaactgaaaatttttttggttcACTCTTAGGCCCGAATTTAAAGACATTGATTATTCCTAGCCTCATATACTTGCTCAAAAAGGCTATAGAAGTAGCAAATTTGGACGAGCGGACTGATACTCCacccttttttccctttctttttccttttttgtaaaGGATGTATTGCTGGCTGATCTAATCTCAGTCCGGACTGATTAACACATTTGATTCCGTTTGTCTACGGAccccatttaaaaaaaaaaaagcttgtgATGAATAAAAGTTGATACAGAAGGATTTCTCCCCAAGTATACCTGCCACTCATATTCATACTATCACAAGATTTCTTCGCAGTTTCAACGATGTGTCTCAATTGGTTTCTAGCAAAATATGCATGAAGcacaaaatttatcaaaaccgCCCCTTAACTTAGTAGCAGCATACTAGCATCTATATCCTATATGACAAAAACAGAGAATTATTCAAAATCCCAGCACTTTCAGCTTAAAGATGTCAGGAGTTTTAACCCTCAGACAAGCATGCACCATTCTCTACGACCTCATTCCACCATGGCATTTTCTTCGGGAAGAATTCATCATCTGGATACATCTTCTGAAACAGCTGCCACAAATAGCAGAAGGGCCTTCCCTCAGTATACATATGTTACTATGCTACAGATCCAAATCAAATCTCCAAGTTCCAGGacagaagaataaaaaaaagattaaacaGATCTCGTTCTGAAAATAATTGCAGCATCATTTACCTTTAATGCTGCATCTACAACATGGCTATATTGCAGATTCCCATCAGGCATAGGGGTTGAACTGACACAATCAAATCCACCCTACACGTACCAAGATTTCGGAGCCATCAGCCAAAAACAAAACGAATGCACATTTCAAACCAATATTAGCTTATCCGAAGGGTAAAAATGGGAGGATGAAATGCAGAAAATACATGCAAACTAATTGTAAACATGGTGAGAATCTAGTTTATAAGAAAAGGGGTAAGatagcaaaagaaaaacagaaagcaCAAAAACAAACCATAATTAGCTCTTGTATGTACAGAGTGCTCCAAAGTAAAGTCGGTTTCACTTTCACAACTGTATTCTCCCTCAGAGGATCCCTAGAATTATCCTCTGAGTTACCAGAAACAGAAGTTGAAAACAAAGCTTCTATTGCTGCATTTATTGATCTCTTCCCTTGAACAACATCGCCACATATAGTTGATAGATAGACGACGAACCTGCACAAGAAGGGAAAACATCAGAGGATGGCACGTTCAGCTCCACATAAGGAATTTCAAGTTCAAAAAGCATGATTACTGTGATTTATAAATTGCACTAAAATATTGTTCAGAATGGCTCACATCTTTAGCAACTAAGAAAGAGTTAATTGAAAAGTATTTCATCGTCTCTTATCTTTGAATCACAAAAATAAGCATGTCTGGCACAAATTCTTTCCTAGCACATAGAATCTACCAAAATGTACTGGCATTCCACGTTATCTTTTGACAGGTAACTTACATGCCAGAGGGACAAGCCCGCACATTACTGCTCAATTGGAAGATGCGGACTGATGTCATCTGGTCAGGGCATAAAGCTAGAGAGTGAAAGTCAGCTAATAAAGTAGTCTAAATCAAATACAAGAAAAGAATTATGTTGTATTCGGAACTTACATTTAGGGGTATAGAACACCAGACAATTTGCTACATCCGGTTTAAAGGAATTATCTGTGATGCAAATTCCCCTGACCACCTTCTCTCTGGCATCTTGTTGGACAAAATCATAATAAACATCTTGTGGAGAAACTGAGGGAGTAGTCAACCCTGGTGGGATCACAAATGTGGGGGCAAGGATAAGATGATGGCTGAATAATTCTTGTCCCGTAACCAGCTTAACACCCTTATAATTCCCAACATCCTGCAAAATGTGCAAAGTGATACATACAAACTCATAGATTTCTCATCAGCAGCTATGCTGGGTGTAGAAGAGGAATGGcataaaaaagaaagcaaaaaaaattcaaccaaacctTGTCAACAAGCAGACCAACCACAGGCATTTGAGTAATCTGCATGGAGAAATTAGTAAAATTAAGGAATGCTTATGACTCAACAAAAAGAACAAGAGAATCAGTGGCATGACTCATACATCAACCCATCACTCATCAGCAGTCAGGTCAAGGAAAAAGAGAGTAGGAATAAAGCAGCAGTGACACCCACAGGTTATTTTAGAGAGAGATGTTGCTCCTTTTAATGTTTCTTCCACCCCTTTTCTACCTTGACAATGGCAGCTAATTAAAACCCAAGTCCAAAAGCTTAATGTAACTAGTAATTGTCAATGCCCCATGATGAATAAAATGAGCAGCCCAGAATAAATAAACGTTTGAGTTGTCCAAATGTTAGACCATATGCTTTATGATTAAATACTCACCGAAATGCCACCCATGATAGCAGCACGACGGCAAAAGAAATGTGCCAGTTCTCCTTGTCCATAAATAGGATATAGCATAGCACCAGTTGCACCACGGAACCTATAAAAGTTGATAGAGTAATGCCCTTGAGCATGAAatttcaaaactggaaaaagaACTGAATGTATTCATATCTTTACTTCTTTACAAGAAAAATGAACAAAGAACTACAACGAAGTACAAGGAGAAACACCTTTGCTTCAACCCAGTAATCTATAAACACAACAATGGTGGCATTATAGCCAAATTGACTATGATGCAGGTTATAAAATCAATGACACAAATCATACAACTAATGAATCCCAGATGGGCTCTAATAAGACAAGCAAGAGTTTTAAGAgatcataaaaaaaatattaaacctGGGGAGTTGTGATCATTTTGGACTGGACAACATACAGAGTAGCACAGGACAGAATTAAAATAATCCTGAGCGTAAGAACATTTACTCCCCTCAACTGCCAAATGTTGTCTGCGTGTTTTACTCGCTGTTGAGAATCAAATTAATGTTGATAATTCCCAATCTCTCTACCTCACACAAACTTAAGAATCGATGAATCTGTACATAACAACATTGGATGTGGTTCTCAAATGAAACAAACATGATAGAAGACGAAAACCTGCCGACGGATTTATGATAAAGCATTAAACGATCAATCCCCACTTTTGTCTTGACAATGTCCTTTTTGCAAGCTTCCACATTGTCCTGTTCATAATCTGCCATCGTAATCGCATATAAAATGATCCTAGACAGACAGGCAAAAAATatatcaaaagtcaaaaatatgCTGAAATGCAACTAAACTCCAAGTAAATGCATCCTTAAGAAAAGAGAAGTTACAAGTATTACACTAGTTGATCAAAACATGTCAGAATTTGAGAATTTACTTTCACTTCGGGTATAGTAAACAGAGTCATAATTCAGGCAGTATTCACTCATAGTATTAGGCTAAAATTTAAGCCAATAAGAAGCCAATCGGAAAGAAGAGAAGGTAAAACCGTCCCATTCTATATCAAACCACAAAAGAGaagttaaaaaataaacccaACACAGTAAAAATTCATATAAGTTCAGAAACAGAGAAATCATGGGTAAATGGAAGAAATAATGGTTATCTACTTACGATGTTAGCTTGGGAGACAAGCGAATTTTGCAAGTCAAAAACTCCACAAATGGAGTCTCTAAATCCTCTGGGGTGATTTTCATGCAACTATTATTTTCGTCGTCCTCCTCGTTACTAGTCGTGGTACTAGATTTAGAATTGGAATGATAATGGGCCTGAAGCAGCTTGAAGAACCTCATTAACTGATTCTTCTCCTTCAAGCTCAAGCTTCTATCTCTGAATATGGCGTTACGTGAACCCGGCACACTATTCCACAAAAGCCCCCCACCTTTGCCTTTTCGGCATTCATCATAAATACAATAGCTGGTGTCCACGCTCATGAAACTCATGCAGTTCTGAACATCCACATCCACAATCAAATCCACCATGGGATCCGCGCAGAATAGAACCCTAGGCCCCGCTAAATCAAGGTTAAATTCTTTTTGCAGTGAATCATCCAAAACTTTTTCAGGGGAGTACACGTGGACCTCCACGGAAGAGTAGAGAGGGCGAGTGCTGAGGGGCAGAATGTTGAATGAGGAGTCGGTTGTTTGGTCGGTTGGTGAATCGACCGTACGAAAATCAGTATAATCATGATCAGAAGTGGTAGCAGAATGGAGATGGAGGAAAGAGATGAGGTCTTTGGGTGAAAGGGAAGCGAAGGGGCTATGGTAGTAAGGGTCAGGATTGATTTGAAGTACGGTCTTTCCGGCTGAAGCTGCAGCGGCGGCGATGATGGACTCCGGAAGTCCGGTGCCCACCACAATTAGATCAAAACTGGTGGGTTCGATTCGGGGCGGCCCTTCATCCTCCTCAGCCGCCATGTATGTCATCAACTCACCCGCTCTTTCGCCTACGGggcaatgttttaaaactcggaccgtcaattgaaccggtgaagtgaaagggtcaaGGTTCAatcggtcggaccggttcaaccccggttcaataaataaatatatatatacacacacatatacacacacacCTATGCACATAATTAATACATAGCTAATTATGAATATTCAACAAATAAATTAATACATAGCCAAGGAGGATGGGAAATTTTGTATCAAATTTCTCAAATAACAAGAAGACATCCAATGGCACCTTAACAAAAGATAATCCTAGTTTTGTAATAATTGCCAAAACTAAAATATACACCTAGTGATGCACGGCTATGAAACATTAGTGCTACTAGTGATTCGGGACACATTATAGTGGATCAAttgtaaatttaaaatgattTGATGCATTGCAATAATTTTAGTAGAATCAATGATGCTTAAGACTATTCGTCCTTCTTTAATTCCATGATGATTTGAAGTCAACATCCGTGAACTTTTTCCACTTGTGACCATGAAACTTTCTATCTAAAATGGTACAAATCCTTACTCGATCCATCACTGTAATAAAGAAACAAGTATGCAAAATTTATGAAGACTTGCGGCTTTATCATTGTGGAATTTCAGGAAACATACGTCTACTGGAGTTCATGTGCatatgaggttttttttttgactttcatTCACAAAAGCCTATTCAAAAACATTTTGTGCAGAAACTCGCACTTTCTCTTGGCCAGCAGTCTCCATAGTAAGATAATAGATTAACCTATTGATTCACCTTTGCTACAATCTTCGAGCCAGGCAACAAAGGCAACTAACGagtaaaaaaacaaaacaaaacaaaaattacagGACAAACAGACTGATGAGCTTATCTAATTTGAggacaaaccaaaaaaaataccTTATCTAATTTGAGGACAAACCAGATCTTTtgtttttcaacttttttttacTTTACCAAGTTAGTCTATGAAATGGAGGAATAGCAAAAATATAATCTAATCATTTAGGCTGCTGCTGCAATGACAAGTCAATAAAGATCATATGCCCAACAAACAAATTGTATAATTAGAGGCTCCCCCAAGACATTGAACGTACGCATGCAAATTTCATTACCGAATATCAGGAAGTATCGTAAACCAATTCATAGTGAAAAAAGAAGATAGATCCTTTCAGTTTCTTCATAGTCCTGCTAATTTCGAACCAAAATGACGCAACAAAAAATTTACCAATCAGCTGTGCAACTCTGGAGCAGGAAAATTACAaacatatacaaaaatttattcaCACTATCTTATCTTTCAAGCAACAACTTAAAATGAAATAGGATTTTACGGCATCATCATTCTTCTTCAATTATGACGCTACTACAATTCCCTTCCAACAAAAGTTCCAACTGAACTAGTAACCAAAAGAAGATAACAGTACAGTTCAATCAGCTATTACAGAATCAGATCTACCACCTGCAACTGGACCAATCTACAACTACAAAACTCATAACTGCAGTGCAAGAATTATAACTAATAATCAAAACCCACAAAAATTCACAGAATATCAATCCAGAAATTCACATATTGCCTCTGATCTTCCTATAGCAAGGCAAAACATGAAACTGCAAGCATCAAAATTCAATCTTTTTCCCAAAAACAGCAACCACAAAGGGCCGAGGGGACGGTTCCTAAAACCCAGCAATCAACaaagaaagattaaaaaaaagggaaaaagataaACGAACCCGGTAATAGCTTGAATTCCAGAGTTTTTTGGCTTAGAATCGATGCGGTGAGTAGAAAAACTTCATGCTTCCTTTTTGCTGATTGCTATGGATCAAGATTGGAGTTTGGACTTTGGACTTTGGAGAAGGATTAGGATTAAGCCATTAAGGGGAGAAGGAATTAGAGACGGCAATTTTAGGAAGCAGGAAGACCGAAGAGTGAAGATTGAAGGCTAGGTTTAGATAATTTCGGTAAATTCCACAATGATAAAGCTGCAAGTCTTCATAAATTTTGCATACTTGTTTCTTTATTACAGTGATGGATCGAGTAAGGATTTGTACCATTTTAGATAGAAAGTTTCATGGTCACAAGTGGAAAAAGTTCACGGATGTTGACTTCAAATCATCATGGAATTAAAGAAGGAGTACGATTACTTGAACAGAAATTCGCAACAGAAATCCAACTGCCGCCCAAAACCATGACGCCAATAAGATTACTTGTTTGGGTAATAAACATTTAATTCACGTAGCAGTAGACTATTAGTAGTAGACTATTAGTACTGTACCAGAAAAAGCTAGAGTGATGCAGGGGTCTCAATTGCAGAGTGATGCAGGTTATACCAATAGCAGTTAATGTTCTTCTTAAATGTGGGCGAGccaaagaaaaataagagtATAAAAGAGGAAACAGGCCTGGAACTTATTGTAATATACATCCATCCATCCATTAACCAGGTTTTGTTACTTAGTTGGAACTTAAGGCTAAGCTAGACTTAGTTCGATACTTATCCATCCATTAACCAGGTTTTGTTACTTAGTTGGACAGATTCTGATAAACTTAGCTCTAAAGTGGAAATGAGTGAAAGTTTAACACTGTAGGGGCACATAATCCTTGTTTGCTTGTGACACAGAATACTGCTAATTAATATTGTGCTGAAAATGACTTTGGCGAATTCTCATAAACTTTCAAAGTTTTGTCTTAAGAAGGTTAAAACTTCCTTAGAAACCTATGACAAGCAGCTATGATGCAATCAGTCAACCAAATCAAAAGGGCAGACAATTATATTATTGAAATGCTCAACGGAATTGCAAAAATTCTCTGCATCCAAGCAATGCAGAGCTAAAAACACCATAGGATCATGCCTGTTGAAATAGCAAAATccattttctttcaaaatctgatttatggGATCATGCCTATGAACTGCTAGCAACGTACatacataaaaataaaacagGTAACACAGGGACAGAGAAGTTGGTTGGTGGATTGTGGCTGGGGTTAGAGGTGGAAGGATGGACTGGAGACTGTAGTTGGTAAATTAGAAACACAGCAGACAGAAGTGTCTTGGAATCTCATGACTTGGGAAGCTGCCCTGCTTGTGTTTCATTTCGTTTGAGGAAAGATTTCAGTATATTAAGACAAAAGTGTTTCCACGGTTATATTCCCTTTTCAATCAAGCAGCTACGGCAAGAATCAGCCCGTGGCTTCACAAACTCAATGAATTCACTAAAACTTTTACAAACGGTCTCACCAGATTGTAAGAAAAGCACTACCCTACCCTACCCTATCCGGATTCTGATTCCAAGAATCATAAAACCCCCAAAACTCAGCAGCCAAATTAATTCATTAGCATCAATCAAATCAGATTTAACCCTAATCAGGTAAgaacaaactaaaacaaaagcaacCCACAAAAATTCATTCAAATGCAACTTCAAGAATCTACACCAGTAATTCTAGAcaatttctcaaaggaaaagggaggggaaaaaaactaataagagaCCATCATACCTCTGGAAATACTTATGGAGTCTTCACCCTTGTTGGAAATGCTATTGTAGGAACGAGAATGAGATTGTGCTTAGGCCGTCAAACAAGCTAGTGAGGCTGCATAAGCAAACGCATCCACAATGGCGGGCACAGCTCACAAACAAAAAGCAGactgaagagagagagagggggagaTGGTTAACGGCCGCAATGGCTAAGTCTAGTTCCGATGACCAGAGAAATGGACCACAGAAACTCACACTCACACAAACGCATCCACACATGACTTGAGCCGTTGATATTGGCAgcttttaaaggaaaaaaatgagagagagaaagagagagagagagacagagagagagagagagagatcatCTGTTACCTCCGAAATTGGGTCTTTGCCGGAGTTGGAGATGCCGCTGCGAAGAAGGGATTTGTTCGCTGATGAGATGTCGCCGGAGGATTTTATCGATGGTATCGCTGGAGGCTTTTATTTGCCGGAGCTGAGGAGATGTCGCTGCGAAGAAGAAGACGGCTTTTTTAGAATGGAAAATAAGTGAAGTTATTTTCCTTCCGTGGTTGTAACTTCTTTTATGTCagaaattattttcccaaattAACTGACAACCAAACAACCGAAAATATGGAaaatgttttcttggaaaagattttccttccaaacaaacagaccctgaaaacattttccaagggaaaatattttactcccaaccaaacagaccccttcaattttatcaaaaaattgaaaaatcgcGGTTCACGATTCGATTCGGATTTAACAGTTTGTACAATTTTTTACGGGTTTGACCGGTTTTTGGACCAAGTCAACACAAGTTATGAACCGGATCGGACACATGACCGGTTCACGGTTCGATCGGTTGAACCAGCCGATTTGGTTCGGATTTCAAAACATTGCTACGGGGTTGGTGAGTTTGATAATTTCTGGCGGGTAATGTTAATCGATTAATTGAGTACTACAGCTACAGTAGAAATTGTTTTCTCGTGCATCAAAGCGAGTAAACGTGTATTTCTCTACCGAGTGAAGAAACTTAAAATGCTCATGCTCgtttgtcaaatgaattttttagatgtttatataaaattttaccGTAACTTATTATAGAAATTGtagataaattttttaaaatatgtaAACATTTAGATgttttgaaatgtatagtttaaaaattttgagaagttttttgagattattgtaattaaattgttaaaaattttaTAGCAGATAAACTCGATTAAAAACTTATTTGCCAAATAGGCCCTTTGTCTGGTTCttgaatttttaaaatctgtttggattgttttttttttttttttggagtttttgtagaAAGATGTGCTGTTGAAAAGTGTGCTCATAAACatgtaataatttttaaaattttttctcttttcttttggtgGTGACCTTAAGAGAGTCGACACTATTTTCTCATCACAGTTTCACTCCAACTATGATTATATTTCCCACTAAAATTAACAACTCATTTAGATAACTCTTTCTTTGATCCCTTCAAAGAATGAAGTGTAACTCgagaatttttcaaagaatcaccaattaaaaaaaaaaaaaagaattaacttcaattcaaatattttaataaaatcctGGTatattagtgctggtatgatcacATGTAGATAATTAGTTCTCAAAAACTTGTTATTCTCATCTAATTTTCAACCGGCTAATTTTTGGATACATCTATGACGCATCTAGGGAAGGCAACATAGTCCAGTCCAAAGTGTAATGATTAAAAATGGGATTGACAGTATTAGCCTTtaggaatttttattttttctttttttcttttttgggtgaGAATTAATTAGAGCTTGGAACTAATAATGCTGTTAGGTTGCATCTCTATACCATATTATGCTCTTATATTAATACCAACAAATTTTATCTAGGCTCAAACCAACCATACAGCAAGTGGAGCAGTTAGTGTTTGATCAATAAAAATACTCCACATTACTCGTATtagtcatatatatatattaaaacatTAGTTAAATCTGTTATTCTACTCTCTTACGAAACATTCGATCATGCTTGTTTGATTAGAATGCTAACAGCTATGCTAGAAGATTCACATTAATTATCTTTAGTTTGTTACACGATGGACTTTATGTCAAAAATCAGAGCTTTATACATTTGGTGACTATAATCTTCCGGAGGAGTCACCCGGAGGAGTGAATTTTGAGGAAGAACAAGTAATTTTGTGTGTGATTGGCAATACATAATCAGAATATATACAGCGTTGA
This portion of the Coffea eugenioides isolate CCC68of chromosome 11, Ceug_1.0, whole genome shotgun sequence genome encodes:
- the LOC113753832 gene encoding rab escort protein 1-like, producing the protein MTYMAAEEDEGPPRIEPTSFDLIVVGTGLPESIIAAAAASAGKTVLQINPDPYYHSPFASLSPKDLISFLHLHSATTSDHDYTDFRTVDSPTDQTTDSSFNILPLSTRPLYSSVEVHVYSPEKVLDDSLQKEFNLDLAGPRVLFCADPMVDLIVDVDVQNCMSFMSVDTSYCIYDECRKGKGGGLLWNSVPGSRNAIFRDRSLSLKEKNQLMRFFKLLQAHYHSNSKSSTTTSNEEDDENNSCMKITPEDLETPFVEFLTCKIRLSPKLTSIILYAITMADYEQDNVEACKKDIVKTKVGIDRLMLYHKSVGRFRGATGAMLYPIYGQGELAHFFCRRAAIMGGISITQMPVVGLLVDKDVGNYKGVKLVTGQELFSHHLILAPTFVIPPGLTTPSVSPQDVYYDFVQQDAREKVVRGICITDNSFKPDVANCLVFYTPKSLCPDQMTSVRIFQLSSNVRACPSGMFVVYLSTICGDVVQGKRSINAAIEALFSTSVSGNSEDNSRDPLRENTVVKVKPTLLWSTLYIQELIMGGFDCVSSTPMPDGNLQYSHVVDAALKLFQKMYPDDEFFPKKMPWWNEVVENGACLSEG